Part of the Candidatus Eisenbacteria bacterium genome, GGACCCATGCGTGCTGCTTTCGAATCGGGGACTGAGTGCCCCGCAGCAACCGCTCGACTGCGGTAATTCCGGCACCACACTGCGACTGCTGGCCGGAATCCTCGCCTCGCAGTCGTTCGAGGTGACGCTGATCGGTGATCGTTCGCTGTCGCGTCGGCCGCTCGATCGCGTGATCGAGCCTCTGCGTGCGATGGGAGCGGTGCTCACGGCCGCCGAGGGCGATCGTTTCGCGCCGCTGCACGTGCGTGGTGCGACACTGCGCGGGTGCGCGCATCGGCTCGCGGTCTCGAGCGCCCAGGTCGCCAGTGCGCTGTGTTTCGCCGGTTGGCGCGCGAGCGGTGAGACCCTGATCGAGATTCCGGGCCCGGCGCGCGACCACACCGAGCGCATGGCGGCCGCATGCGGACTGCCCATCGAGGTCCAAGCCGAGGCGAGCGGCGCGCGGCGTCTTCGAGTGCGATCGGGATCGCCCGTCACCGCACGGGAGTTTCGAGTGCCGGCGGATCCCTCGGCTGCGGCGTTCCTGCTCGCCGCCGCCGCCGCCGCACCGGGTGCGGAGGTGACGGCAACCGGCTTGACGCTTAATCCGACCCGCACCGGATTTCTCGAGGTGCTCGAGGCCGTGGGTGCGGAGGTGATCGTGACCTCGCGCGGCGAAGCGAGCGGCGACCCGGTGGGCGACGTGACGGTGCGCGGACCCGAGCAGCTGAGGGCCTTCGACATTCCGAGCGAATGGGTGCCACGGCTCGTGGACGAGGTCCCGGCGTGGGCTATTCTCGCCAGTGCGGCGCGCGGGACCTCGCGGCTGCGCGGTGCTGCGGAACTGCGCGTCAAGGAGAGCGATCGCCTGCGCACGCTGGCCGAAGGGCTCACCCGACTCGGCATCGAAGTGCATGAGGCGCCCGACGGGCTCGAGATCGTGGGAGGGGAGTTGCGAGGCGGCGCCATCGAAGCGCGCAACGATCACCGGATCGCGATGGCGTTCGCGGTCATGGGCACGCGGGCCGCGCAACCGGTGAGGATCGACGACGCGCGTTCCATCGCGACGTCGTTTCCGGAGTTCGAGTCGGTGCTGGCCCGACTCGGCGGCCGACTCGAGCATCCGGCCGAGGGGCGCTGAGTGAGCTTCGTCGTCACCATCGACGGCCCCGCGGGGGCCGGGAAGAGCACCACCGCTCGCGCGGTCGCCGACGCGCTGGGCTTTCTCTACGTCGATACCGGTGCGCTCTACCGGGCGTTTGCGCTCAAGGTCGTCGAGCGGGGACTACGCCCGGAAGACGATGTGGCTCTCGAGGCACTCGCGTCCGCGACCGAGATGACGCTGAGTGGGCGAACCGACCATCCGGCGGTGTGGCTCGATGGCGTCGAGGTCTCGGATCGCATCCGCACGCCCGAAGTCAGCGAGCTGAGTTCGCGCCTCGCGGCCCGCAGCGTGGTGCGGCGGCGACTGGTCGAGATTCAGCGCGCGCTGAGGGCTCGCGGGCCGCTGGTGGCGGAGGGTCGGGATCTGGGCAGCGTGGTCTTCAGCGATGCCGAAGTGAAGATCTTCCTCGATGCCGATCTCGAGGCGCGCGCGCTGCGGCGGCATCGGGAGCTGGTCGAGCGGGGGATCCCGGCGCGGCTCGCCGAGGTCCGGGACGATCTTGCGCGACGCGACGAGCGCGATCGCACCCGTGCGGACAGCCCGCTCGCGGTGGCGCCCGGAAGCGTGGTGGTGGATACTTCCGGTCTCGATATCGCGGAGCAGGTCGCTCGAGTTCTCGATGTGGTGCGCCGTCACCCGGCCTTTCCAGACGTCGGTGCGGCCGAGAATCGACCCGGCGACGCGGCCCCCTGAAACGGACCGGAGTGCCCCCTGGATCGCACGGGCACTTGGACCCTCGAGGACTTGGAAAAATCGTGCCCTGGTACTACAGTGCTGCGCGCTCTTCGGTGAGCGGCGCCCTCGGACTCCTCACGGGTTGGGAGGTTCGCGGCCGGGAGAATGTCCCCCGCACAGGTGGGCTGATTCTGGCGTCGAATCACATCTCGTTCTGGGATCCGCCCATGGTCGGGGCGGCGCAGTCACGGGAACTCCATTTTCTGGCGAAGCGTGAGCTTTTCCAGATGCCACTGCTCGGACCGCTGATCGCCTCGGTCAACTCGATCCCGATCCGACGCGGAATGGCGGACTTGCAGGGCATGTCGCGTGCGATCGAAGTTCTCAAGCGCGGCGATGCGCTGATGGTGTTCCCGGAAGGGACGCGGATTCGCGATGGCGAGTTGCATCCGGCGCGTCCCGGGGTCGGGCTGCTCGCGGTACAGGGAGATGCGTCGATCCTGCCGTGCTACATCTCGGGGAGCGATCAGTCGTCTCGATTCTGGAAGCAACGCGGTCTCGTGCGCATCTGGTTCGGCGTCGCGCGGCCCTGGAAGGACTACGTCGGCCCGGAGGAGGATCTCACTCCGGGGCGCGCGCTCTACCAGGCGGTAGGCGACGCGGTGATGCGCGAGATCGCGGTGCTTCGCACCGGCCAGCAAACGTCTGCGTCCCGCGGGGCGGCCTGATCCGCTCCGTCACTTCCACGCCGTAGGAGGCTTCTCACTCATGTCGCAGGTCTCGGACACCACCCTCAACCCCGAGCAGGAACTACCTCCTCGGGCCTTGGGACCGCCACCCCTTCCGCTCAACTACGACGAAGACGACGACATCTCGGACGAAATGCGCGCCGCGATGTTCGGCCAGTACGAGGAGTCCATGAAGTCGCTCGGCGAGGGCGAGATCGTGCGCGGCACGATCCTCTCGATCGACGACAAGGACGTGCTCGTCGACGTCGGATTCAAGAGCGAAGGGATCATTTCGCTATCCGAATTCCCGGACCCGTCGGTGCTGAAGGTCGGGGACGCCATCGAAGTGTTCCTCGAGAAGATGGAGAATCAGGACGGTCTCGTCGTGCTGTCGAAGCAGCGCGCGGACTTCGTACGCGTCTGGGACAAGGTCAAGGATGCCCACGACCGGGGTGAAGTGGTCGAAGGGCGCCTGGTGCGAAAGATCAAAGGTGGCGTGGTGGTGGATCTGTACGGAGTCGAGGCGTTCCTGCCCGGCTCGCAGATCGCGCTGCGTCAGGTGCAGAACGTGGACGCCCTGCTGGGGCAGAACGTTCAGGTCAAGATCATCAAGCTCAACAAGCGGCGCCGGAACATCGTGGTGTCGCGTCGTGCGGTGCTCGAGGAAGAGCGCGATCGCATGAAGGCGACGGTGCTCAAGGACCTCGCGAAGGATCAGATCCGCGAGGGCGTGGTCAAGAACATCACCGACTTCGGTGCGTTCGTGGACCTTGGCGGCATCGACGGCCTGCTCCACATCACCGACATGTCGTGGGGCCGTGTCCAGCACCCGTCGGAACTGGTGAAGATCGGCGACAAGGTGCGGGTGAAGGTGCTCAACTTCGATCCCGAGAAGGAGCGCATCTCGCTCGGCCTGAAGCAGCTCGAAGCCTATCCGTGGGAAGGCGTCGACGAGAAGTACAAGGTCGGCGATCGCATCAAGGGCCGCGTGGTCTCGATCACGGACTACGGCGCATTCGTGGAGCTGGAGCGTGGCGTCGAGGGACTGATTCACGTCTCCGAGATGTCGTGGACCCGCCACGTGCGGCACCCCTCGAAGGTCGTCAACATCGGCGACACGATCGAGGCGGTGGTGCTGAAGGTCGACAAAGCGAACGAGAAGATCTCGCTCGGCCTGAAGCAGGTGGAGCCGGATCCGTGGCTCACGCTCGACCAGAAGTACCCGCCCGGAATGCGTGTCAAGGGCAAGGTGCGAAATCTCACGAACTTCGGTGCGTTCGTCGAGCTGGAAGAGGGCATCGACGGTCTCGTGCACGTGTCCGACATGTCGTGGACCAAGCGTGTGGCGCACCCGAGCGAAGTGCTCAAGAAGGGTGACGCGGTCGAAGTCGTGGTGCTCGCAATCGACAAGGAGCACCGTCGCATCAGCCTGGGTCTCAAGCAGGTCAGTGAGGATCCGTGGCCGTTGCTCGCGGATCGCTTCCCGTCGGGTCTCGAGTTGAGCGGCGTGGTAAATCGCCTGTTCGACCGTGGCGCGATCGTGGATCT contains:
- a CDS encoding 30S ribosomal protein S1, whose protein sequence is MSQVSDTTLNPEQELPPRALGPPPLPLNYDEDDDISDEMRAAMFGQYEESMKSLGEGEIVRGTILSIDDKDVLVDVGFKSEGIISLSEFPDPSVLKVGDAIEVFLEKMENQDGLVVLSKQRADFVRVWDKVKDAHDRGEVVEGRLVRKIKGGVVVDLYGVEAFLPGSQIALRQVQNVDALLGQNVQVKIIKLNKRRRNIVVSRRAVLEEERDRMKATVLKDLAKDQIREGVVKNITDFGAFVDLGGIDGLLHITDMSWGRVQHPSELVKIGDKVRVKVLNFDPEKERISLGLKQLEAYPWEGVDEKYKVGDRIKGRVVSITDYGAFVELERGVEGLIHVSEMSWTRHVRHPSKVVNIGDTIEAVVLKVDKANEKISLGLKQVEPDPWLTLDQKYPPGMRVKGKVRNLTNFGAFVELEEGIDGLVHVSDMSWTKRVAHPSEVLKKGDAVEVVVLAIDKEHRRISLGLKQVSEDPWPLLADRFPSGLELSGVVNRLFDRGAIVDLGDGIEGFVPLSQLGIDDLKRPNDAFKVGESLTMKVTRVDVQNHRLILSVKAWLTDQDDIALAEWTSRRNQVRAEIAANPPVEEPVEATAKPRSKERDKVEEDIDE
- a CDS encoding 1-acyl-sn-glycerol-3-phosphate acyltransferase produces the protein MPWYYSAARSSVSGALGLLTGWEVRGRENVPRTGGLILASNHISFWDPPMVGAAQSRELHFLAKRELFQMPLLGPLIASVNSIPIRRGMADLQGMSRAIEVLKRGDALMVFPEGTRIRDGELHPARPGVGLLAVQGDASILPCYISGSDQSSRFWKQRGLVRIWFGVARPWKDYVGPEEDLTPGRALYQAVGDAVMREIAVLRTGQQTSASRGAA
- a CDS encoding (d)CMP kinase gives rise to the protein MSFVVTIDGPAGAGKSTTARAVADALGFLYVDTGALYRAFALKVVERGLRPEDDVALEALASATEMTLSGRTDHPAVWLDGVEVSDRIRTPEVSELSSRLAARSVVRRRLVEIQRALRARGPLVAEGRDLGSVVFSDAEVKIFLDADLEARALRRHRELVERGIPARLAEVRDDLARRDERDRTRADSPLAVAPGSVVVDTSGLDIAEQVARVLDVVRRHPAFPDVGAAENRPGDAAP
- the aroA gene encoding 3-phosphoshikimate 1-carboxyvinyltransferase — its product is MTGAGLEDGAPRALVVRTGPALRGSFRPPGDKSITHRAYLFALLGAGETRVVDPNLGEDCERTSAACAALGVRIERSADPCVLLSNRGLSAPQQPLDCGNSGTTLRLLAGILASQSFEVTLIGDRSLSRRPLDRVIEPLRAMGAVLTAAEGDRFAPLHVRGATLRGCAHRLAVSSAQVASALCFAGWRASGETLIEIPGPARDHTERMAAACGLPIEVQAEASGARRLRVRSGSPVTAREFRVPADPSAAAFLLAAAAAAPGAEVTATGLTLNPTRTGFLEVLEAVGAEVIVTSRGEASGDPVGDVTVRGPEQLRAFDIPSEWVPRLVDEVPAWAILASAARGTSRLRGAAELRVKESDRLRTLAEGLTRLGIEVHEAPDGLEIVGGELRGGAIEARNDHRIAMAFAVMGTRAAQPVRIDDARSIATSFPEFESVLARLGGRLEHPAEGR